CCCGCGATGGGAGCGGGTCCGatgggagcggagggagggcGCATGCGTTGGATCGGCGAGTCGGTCCTGGACGTCAcgtctccatccatcacacATCCGCCGCCAGCGCCTGCTCGTTGCTGTAATTCGGTGTGACGCGTGTAAATCTACGTGTCGTGTTCGAGCGTCCTCAGCTCTCCATTAAAACGAGGCAGAAGCTGCGGCACGCGGCATTAACCCACAATCACCCAGGGCAGCAGGGGGTTCATGTGATGCTGGGAAGTCAGACGCGCTGACTGTGAACACACTGGTTTCACAAACTACAAGAACAAAGCTTCAACTGCAAAGCTCATTAAGTCAACGCGGCTGAGAAGTTCCTTCTCTCCGGGACTCGCCGTCCAAACGTGCTCGTGCATCTATTACTGCTCAGCCGCTGTTCAACTAGTGCTTGTGTTTCTACTTTGTGCTACTTCACTGAGGGAAAAGCTCTAATGAACTTCGCCTTATAGTGAAGCTTAAAACCATCAGACTCCAACTGAACCACGTATTAAATTCATGCTCGACGTAAAAGCTAAAGCCCTGATTGGTCCAATTCAAACACCTGCGGCAGGTGAAGCTTTGCTCCCGGAGGCTTGTTACTGTATAGATGTTTATTTATCGTGGGAATAAACGCGTTTCCTCACGCGACGTCTGTTTTCTGCCGCTCCTATGTAGACGAACGTGTGACGTAAGCGAGGCTCCTGTCGATCTGTCATCACAGTGATGGCGCAGGTGCTTCGTGGACGTTCCCTCATCAGCCACAAACGGCCCCGAATGAAAGTGTGAAAATTAAACTCTAACGCATCATCAGAAACATCATCACACAGACGGTGGAGTCATTACGCAACACGGTCCACCTCGTGATGTTTGATTGAGTCTGTCGTGGAAACGAGCGCCCGCGGGCTCCGTTTAACGAGGCGGCGACGAGAAGGTGGTGATGAAAATGGGAATAATTTCCTGTTTGAGGGAAGATGATTAGGCTGAAAGCGCCTGTGACCGTGAACGCAACTCGGTTTAACCCCCTCACTGCTGAACCACAGCGTCCGGTCTCAGCTCAGTGTGGTCCCACACTGACCAGGTGATTTTCAGTAACGACTTACCTGTGATGGTGGACATACTGAGATCTGAGATTTAGTTCACCGGCCTGACTCTGCGgtggtgctgtttgttttcagaaggAGGGTTACGTCGTGGTCTAAAGCAGAAGGTGGAAccccacagcagcacatggCGGGAACGCgtgagggggcgtggccactTGTCACAAGGGGCGGGGCGTAAATACTACTCCTTCCTACTCCTTTGACAGGGGAAATTCCATATTTTGTTCCAGAGAAAACTCTATTGTAAATGAATATGTACAGTAGAGACTGAATGAAAAGCTTCGCCTTCGAGTGGGACCTTCTGAAGGATGTACAAACACTGAAGCAGTGACCCAGCCTCTATTCACCATCTTTTGACCTCACTTGGCCGAGACACATTTACTCCTCAGTAATATTAGTAGCGCATAATATACTTGTAGCTTTTACCTGGGTTCAGAACAAACTGATCCTTGGAAATGAATCATCCGTACCTCAAAGGTCTTCTCGGCCTCTAAACCCTCGACTTTTCCTTTATCCTCACTCCTTGAAAAGCTGCTTGGATGATAAATCTATATCCAGAACATCTGCGCTCCATACAGAGAGCAAGAGGTGAGTCAGGCCCTACGTTTGTATAGGGgggaaattaaaatgtaatgctGTGACCCATACGAGTCAGACACACTAATCTAACATCAAACACATCTGGGAGACAATGTTGCGAGGCCTTGTTCATCACTGTGgttgtgcatcactgtgggTTCACACAACCAGGTTCATGCTCTCGTGTGCGAGCAGCACGAGGATAATTAGAACCAGCGCCACATGAGCAGAGAAAAGCTGATAAGACGGCGTGTGTTACTTCAGGAAAAACATTCCAGGGTCACAAAAGTGCTCAAGTGTTTTGATTAAAGCCTCTGAAACAGCACGTCGGGTAACAGGGGACTCAGGATGCTGTAGCCGCGGAGACAGGAATAATACTAACACCAACGACTATGTCGCCTGCTCAGGAACATATCAATCATCTTAGCACATTATTTTAATAACAAACTTTGTATGTTTTGAAACTTTTCTTGACATATATGGAGAATTTCAAACTTCCTGTGGGTCTGACTGAACATTTACACTCACTCTGTTTTCATCCAATGTTCAAACACAGACCAAACTCTCAGCGCCTGAGCCTCAGTCTCCCTAAAACGAACAGAAGAGTCCGTTAATACCAGCTTAGGGGTAAAATAAcagcttctttttcattttcagaagTTCCCATCATCCTGCTCTTCGACTTGTTCTCTGCATTAATATTTGTTCTTCCTTTCCTTAGGAAGGACTTTTATCTAGCAGCACCTACCTGAAGCCAGTTAACCTCAGCTTCCTTTCCAGATGTGATTCCAGGTTTAGTCATAAAGCATCAAAGCAGCTGCTAAATAATAACAGCTCGTGGCTTATGTCTGCCATAATGTCCATAAAATTGTTAATAATCATTATGAAAACAGGGTTTTTTCTTTCAGACTGGTGATAATTTCATGGGTTTTTTTGACTTTGAAGTCATGACATGATTTCTCACTCCCTGCTGATTTTATATGACTCCTCCTAATTTCAATCTGCCATACTGAACTTGAAATCAGTGGCTTCTTCCGTCAATtagttaaaaaaatacatttacaacatACCATTTACAGCACATAAATCTGACAGCATTATAAAAAGTACTGTGAAATGACAACACATAACGTAACTTGACGACTCCACAAAGAAGCGAGTAAACGTCGTGGCCTCTAGTGGCGAAACAATGCAACGGCACCAGACGGCCACAGAGTCAGAGACCACATCTCATCTGAACTAATCTGTACCTGAGCAAATGTTCTACACATAAACCTAAACGCATTTTATATTGACGTCAAAAATTAAATTGACTCAGTTCAGTTTGTTTACATATCGGCAATTCAGAACAAAAGTCACCGCAAACCTTACACAGTTTAAGGTGACTGAACGTAAATATACTACTACTAAATATATAACCTAACATACCACACTTCAGCACGGCATTTCATGAGCACTTTATTAATTTAGATATGCTTAGGGTATTGGGTAAACTTGGAACAAGACATAAAACAAACGTGACACGTAAACGCGGCGTATTTGACGCTAACTTACGGACCCTGAACGCATCGTGCCTTTATAAACTCCACTGGAGCGTCTTAACGGACCAGATCTACGGCGGATTCAAAGATCCAGGTTGGGTCAAGAAGGAAAGCCTGGCTTCAGAGGTTTGGTGCCGTGATGTGACGTAAGTGTATTTCTTTTTATGTCATCAGATGCAAAACATGCAGGTCGTGGTGAGGCGTTTGGGTTCTGCCAGAGGCGTCCTGTCTGTGTGCCAATGGCCGGAGAAACACTCTTTGCTCAGGTTGGTGCTTCATGTTCGGGTGATCTTTCCAGGTCTAAAGTCAAACATTTCTATTTATGGTCACTgagttaaatattttattattattactattgcaGCTTAGTACAAATAAAAGTGTCACACTTGAGTCATTAATAAGTTTTAACTTGGGTATAAGAAGAAAGGCATGTTTAGTAAAATGCTTCTTAGAATTAACATATTGTAGGGGCTAACATATTGTTTGCCAGGTTAGCATACGGGCTGCCCTGGCAAGTGTCGACCCCGCGGTCGTCGCTCTATTTTTCTTTCTTACTGTTGTTTCCCTCCAGACGACTGTCAGCCAAGGCCCAGAGCCCCCGTCCCATCCTCTCCGTCGCCCCCATCCGAGCTCTGGTGGATGAGAAGTTCAAGGTGTCGGTGGAGAATCTGCCTCCGGCGGCTCCAGTGACGGTCCATTCCCTGCACCAGTCGGAGGACCAGGACTGCTGGGAGGCCTACGGACACTATATCAGTGACCACAGGGGCACTGTGTCAGGTACAGTAGGTTCTGGTCCATTTCAACAAGAACTCCTAAAACTGagggtgtttttttataatcaatttataataatcatttattcataaatgATCTTCATGGCTGCATTTAGTTTCAGAAGATTTGAGCTTCGGGGGAACATACTCAGGTAAAGAGCCCATGGGTTTGCTGTGGAGCATGCGTCCGGTTCCAGGCAGCCGCTTTGGACTCAGGTGAAGCAAAGTGAAACGAATTATCAAAATACTAATgagttacagtatttaaaatTACCAAGAATATACTTTGGTAGTTATAAATGTACAGATGCATTTTTTATGGGCTTTTTGTGCAACATGTCATCTGGTCTAAAGATTATTTAACGTAACTGAGCAGTTGCCTGGTTACACTGTCTGTTGCCAAACTGACATGGATCCTGCTGAACGCTGCCAATAACAGGGAACACATCCTTTCTCCTTCAGTAGTCAATATTAAGTCCAAAAGGGCCATTCTAGGTTCTCTGTTCTAGGTTAAGGAAGATGGACGTCTGTGCTCCCATGCTGGTCAACATCTCCGTCTTCAGTGGTCATGAAGGATTCAGGGAACACACTCCTCTGGCCTCAGTAGTAACAGAGAGATGGCACGTGGCTCCAGGGGTCCAGAGGGTGGAAGTTACCATTAAAGGAATGCGAGGAACCCTGTTCATACCTCCAGGTCTACTTCCATCTGCCATTCCTGTACATTCTATAAAGTTCTTCTTTATAAAAGATTGCAGCTTTTTGAAAATGGAAACATGGACAAAGCGAAATGATGGGAACCAAGGACGGACCCTTGGTGTACTCCACATGTGAGTGGAGGCTAGGAGAACACTTTGTCCTGCCACGTTCAAAGAATTCTGTGGTCCAGAGAATCAAACAGCATTAAGAAGTAGATCCCAGAGCAATAATTAAAGCTCATGAAAGTCCTTCACAAGTACAAGGATGTCCTGGTCTCAGTTTGTGTCATTAAACTCTGCAGCAACTTTGAACAAATCAGggtccatgtttgtgttttcctgaaACCAGCTTGTTTAAAATGCCCTCCCATCTTCAGGTCTAGGAGCCTTTCCTGGGGTACTAGATATttggggaggtggtggagggctTCCGGAGTATCGTGCTGCTTTGCTGGCATCCCATGGTTACGCTACTATGGCACTGGAGAATTTTGCCCTTGATGATCTGCAGGGTAAAAACCTAGATCTGAACTATTTTGAGGTCTGATGTTTTATTGCTTATAGAATATTTTGGGTCTTGCAGGTGACAATAGTAATTAAATAAGATATTTCTTGCGTGGCTTTACACAGATGGCACTTGATAAGCTTAAGAACCATCCTCAGGTGATATCAGACAGAGTTGGAGTTGTAGGTCTTTCCCTTGGTGCCATTTTTTTGTTATACCTGACAGCTAAGAGCCCCACATTCAAGGTAAGAAAGAGCACTACACTCACTGGTCTCATTGAGTTTTTCTTGTAGTAGGTAAAACCAATCCTGGATGAATGTAAGTGCCCGATGATGCAGAACCGCCTCATGATTCAGTTCATTTAATTtcgccaattcacaacaaaagttgGTCAAAGCACTTCACAAAGTCTAAGACCTTAGACAACTAAAGGCCATTGTGTTCCAGCCTCAGTGTTGTGTCAGCATCAGTGGCAGTAACGTTTGGTCATCTGACAACACCCTGAAAGGAGTCTATAAAACGTTGTTCAGGTACgtaggtacagtacatgaacacaACAAAGTTCTACAACTGAAGTGAATCAAACAACAACATGTGACGGCAGAAAATTCGACAAGTTACGTCTGGGTGAGAACGACAGCCACATTTGGCAAGATGTGGGCCTAGAATTCATCCATGACCCCACAAATGTAGTGGACGTGAGTACAAGCAATACACGGATTTATCACTTGTATTAGTATACTGCTAGTACTGAGACACAGTTAAAGGTTCTGactcaattaaattaaattattagcATTTCCACAACAATGGATTTTGGAGTAATTTGTTCCGCTAGGTGGGGAAAATAAACTGCCCACTGCTGCTGGTCAGTGGCGCAGACGATCAGAACTGGCCCACGTCAGAATTCGCTAAGCTGGTGAGTAGTCAGTGTTTCTGTAGTGGAAACAGCAAGCAGACAGGTCACTCATCGGTGTGCTGTGCATCAGGCCAGCAACATTAAGACTGTGCTACAGCTTCCTCCCTCAGGCCATTGCTGTACAATTTATGTTAGTTCCTCTGTTTAgcttttaaataaaagtatttaGTTCTAGATTTGGAGCTTTTATTCtagttttatttgtctgtcGTCGTTGTAGCACTGTGATGCTAGAGGAACAGCATTTTGCGAAACCTgttatttgacctttgaccctcagaTGACCCAGATGCTGCGTTCAGCAGGAAAGGAGCACCTGGTGACCTCAGTGATCTACTATGATGCTGGACATCTGATCGAACCTCCCTTCTCACCTCATTTCAGAGCTACTGCATTTAAAGTCAGAGGCAACGAGCAGAACGGTCAGTTTTATCAGATCACAGACACGGAGTAGAAGTTGCAGGATCCTAACTGGAGTTCAAAGCTCCTTCAGCTCATTCAGCTTTCTGTGTATTAGAATAATGTCAAATACTGTGTATGTTGCAGTTATAATGCTGTGGGGAGGACACACCAAACCTCATGCAGATGCTCAGGAAGACTCCTGGACCAAGATTTTGACTTTCCTGAAGCAGCATCTGTACAGCAGTGACTGAAGTGATGAATCTGACCAAGATCGGCATCCAGGACTTTAGACCTGGTAGTGATTCTGTATTGACTGTGTACTCTACCGTACAAAGCTTAAGTGCAGTCAGATTCAGATGAAAGTATTTACTTTAATCTTGACATTTACTATGAATAAACCTTTACTGttataattaacattttaatttgattataAATTACAACATAGCACCAAGATGCGGCATTAAACAGACTGACTGTATACCTGAGGAAAAATGTGTATTTACTGCTATTTTGAACTACctagaaaaaataataaaccgTCTGAGAACCGAAGTCAACTGTGAATCACTTTGTCCTCTAGTGGTTCAATGATGCAACAACGGCACAAAATGGTGAGTTGATACAACATCTGGGCCAGATGTAGAATGCTAACAATGTTTACAATGTAAATTGCAAATAAATACCAACATGAGAACTGTGATACTACTAAAAGTAAACGTAGGGACAACGAAAGCAGAGTTTAAAGATAACACGTCAACTAAATTCCGGGTTTACGATACTAAACAGCAGAGGTAACGTTCACCTGTGGACCCTGAACGCCTCGCAGGATCTCTGCGGACCAGTACAGCGTTAGGTCTGCTAAAGTTCGGTAAGTGGGTCGATATGTGCGGGTTTTGCCAATTAGGAAGTTGATTCCTAGAAGCAGTGTAAAACAAATCAATGTGTGAGCTACTGTTGGGAGGGGGCTGCTCGAGAGGGTCCCAGACTTTGGCCCGTCACGTGACGCAACCCTCCACGTGATACTGGTCCGTGTAGAGTTTCTGTCGGCGAAAACTACCTTTGTCTCCGCCCAGAATCGTAGGATTTTCGCTTCATAGTAAAAACAATCACCGAGGTTTGTTGTCGATACTGAAATGCAGAGTTAAACATGATTTCAGGCTGAACGGAAAAACTTCAACTCTGTAGTAAAGTTTGAGTTTCTACGTTGTTTACAAATGCAGAACATGCAGGTCGCGGTGAGGCGTTTGGGTTCAGCCGGAGGCGTCCTGTCTGTGTGCCACGGTCCAAAGATACACACCGTGCTGAGGTTGGTACTTCATGTACCATGTCTTACTGCTTTCATACATGGACACTTCCGAGTCTAAGCAGTTGTTTGGTAAAATGcttcattaattaatttaaataaaaagctataatttttttttcttactgttGTTTCCCTCCAGACGACTGTCAGCCAAGGCCCAGAGCCCCCGTCCCATCCTCTCCGTCGCCCCCATCCGAGCTCTGGTGGATGAGAAGTTCAAGGTTTCGGTGGAGAATCTGCCTCCGGCGGCTCCAGTGACGGTCCATTCCCTGCACCAGTCGGAGGACCAGGACTGCTGGGAGGCCTACGGACACTATATCAGTGACCACAGGGGCACCGTGTCAGGTACAGTAGGTTCTGGTCCATTTCAACAAGACCTCCTAAAACTGAGGGTGGTTTTTTATAATCCATTTATAATACTCATTTATTCATAAATGATCTTCATGGCTGCATTTAGTTTCAGAAGATTTGAGCTTCGGGGGAACATACTCAGGTAAAGAGCCCATGGGTTTGCTGTGGAGCATGCGTCCGGTTCCAGGCAGCCGCTTTGGACTCAGGTGAAGCAAAGTGAAACAAATTACCTAAACTAATGGGTTACAGCGTCTGAAATTAACAACAATATACTTAGGTtacagttttttatttattctgggCCCAATAATACAGAGCTTTATGATTTGGATGTTATAAAACTATTTTTACTAAACTATATTTAAACTATATTTATGGGCCCTTTATATGACAGGTCTAAAGATTTGTCCTTTGACAAACTTTGATCTTGGTGAACGCTGCCAATAACACAGTGGGAAATGCATCCTGTCTCCTTCAGTAGTTAATATTAAGTTCAAAATGACCTGGGTTACCTTACGTAAGCATGGAGATTTGTCATAAAAGTGTCATTATACACCTGGTACAGAAAACCATTTTGCTAACTCAAGCTTCTGTACTTAAGATGGAAACAAAGCACCAACAGGACAAGTCTGTTCATGATGGGTTGGGTTGATCCCTGGCACCAACATAATCATGATGAATAattgtctgaaggttgagtcatggcaGCTGGATTTTATAGTAGAAATGTTTCACCACCAATCCAGGTGGCATCTTCAGTCTGAAggaactacacacacacactacacccTACATTACAGAATTGTCATTAGGACCATGAATCAGAGAGCAGACAACATCCCACTTCTATTGAACCCACTTATACACTCAGACAGAAACTCGTTCACCCAAACGAtcaggataggataggatatgactttattaatcccacaatggggaaatttttgtgtttacagcaacagcatgacaaacaataaagaaaaattAAACACCAGCAGTAGAAAAGTTGTGCAAAAGAAAATAACCTCAGGTAATATtagtgcaagaaaaaaaaacagtagtgCTGTATTGTATAGTCTGATGACTGtagggaggaatgacctgcggtaacgctccttcctgcactgtgggtgtaacagtctgggtctgaaggagctgctcagagtttCTACATTGTGGTGcagggagtggggggggggttctccatgatgaaTTTTAGTTTAGCCAACATCCTCAACATCAGACATCAAAACATGAAAAGAGCATCTTAGTTCATGCAGTTGAGTGCAGTGGAGAGTCTTAGAACTGCACATCGGTGAAACCAAACAGCCACTACACAGAAGGAGGAACCAGCACAAACGGAACAACACATCAGACCCAGCTTCAGCAGTGTTTCACCAAACCTTACTGAAGGATAAAGGTGTGGTATTCAGCCAACTTCATTCAGACTGAAGATAGCCATCGGGAttggtggtgaaatgttttGACTGAAAAGAAGTAGTAGTTGACATGATTCAACCTTCAGACTATTCCACCTGGATAACTGAGAATCTCCACCAACATGAAACCATCTTGCTACATCAAGCTGCTGTACTTAAGATGGAAACAAAGCACCAGCAGGATGTGTCTGAGTTTAGACATTCATGATGGGTTGTGTTGATGTCTCGCACCAATATGATGAATCCTTGATGTTCTAGATTAAGAAAGATGGACGTCTGTGCTCCCATGCTGGTCAACATCACGGTCTTCAGTGGTCATGAAGGATTCAGGGAACACGCTCCTCTGGCCTCAGTAGTAACAGAGAGATGGCACGTGGCTCCAGGGGTCCAGAGGGTGGAAGTTACCATTGAAGGAATGCGAGGAACCCTGTTCATACCTCCAGGTCTACTTCCATCTGCCATTCCTGTACATTTTATGAAGTTCTTCTTTATAAAACATTATATTCATATCATATAAAGATTGAGGCTTTTTGAAAATGGAAACATGGACCAAGTGAAATTATAGGAACCAAGGACAGACCCTTGGTGTACCCCACATGTGAGTGAAGGCTAGGAGAACACTTTGTCCTGCCACGTTCAAAGAATGCTGTGGTCCAGAGAATCAAAAGACAATGAAGAACCAAGAGTAGATCCCAGAGCAATAATTAAAGCTCTTCGCAAGTACAAGGATTTCCTAGTCTCAGTTTTTGTCATTAAACTCTTCTGCAACCTTAAACAATGGTGTTAGGTAGCGTTGGCCTGGGGAGCGCAAGGTCCCAGGTTTaaaagcccaccagagcaccaagtgtgtccttgtgtAAGATACTTCGCACTAGCTCCCCAGGCTGCACTCGATGACCCAATGTGGGGTCAATAATGTTCATCAAATCAGggtccatgtttgtgttttcctgagAGACCAGACCAGAGCTTGTTTAAAATGCCCTCCCGTCCTCAGGTCTAGGAGCCTTTCCTGGGGTAATAGATATttggggaggtggtggagggctTCCGGAGTATCGTGCTGCTTTGCTGGCATCCCATGGTTATGCTACTATGGCACTGGAGAATTTTGCCCTTGATGATCTGAAGGGGAAAAACCTGGATCTGAACTATTTTGAGGTTATTTTGTTTGTTATAGTGGATTTTAGTACTTGTGggtgaaaataataattaaatgtgaTCTTATCTTGTGTGGCTTTACACAGATGGCACTTGATAAGCTTAAGAACCATCCTCAGGTGATATCAGACAGAGTTGGAGTTGTAGGTCTTTCCCTTGGTGCCATTTTTTTGTTATACCTGACAGCTGAGAGCCCCACATTCAAGGTAAGAAACTAAAAGGAAAACTTGGTTTATTCTTCTGTTAGGTCAAAACAACCCTGAATGAATGTGGGGCCATATGATGCCTGCCCTGTCTTTGTGTTGCTTTCCAGCCTCAATGTTGTATTAGTATTTGCGGCAGTAACATCTTGTCAAACGACGGGACCCTCAACGGATTCTATAATTCAATGTTCAGGTACGTGCATTAAAAGGACGTGAACACAGTATGAGAGGTTTTACAAGTGAAGTCAAATAAACATGTGATGACAGAAACATCAACAAGTCACGTTTGGATGAGAACAACAGCCTCATCTGGCAAGATGTGGGCCTAGAAATGCTCTGTGACCCCACAAGTCTAGTGGACGTGAGTACAAGCAACACGAGAATTAATCACTAGTATTAGTATACTGTTAGTGTTGAGACACAGTTATAGGTTATGACTTAATACTTGCACAGTTCAAATCATTCTTATCTGTATCACTGTATAACCGTCATTTCTCCCACGAGGTGGGGAAAATAAACTGCCCACTGCTGTTGGTCAGTGGAACTGACGATCAGAGCTGGCCAACACCAAAATTCGCTGATCTGGTGAGTAGTCGCAGTGTTTCTGTCGAGAGAACAGTGAGCAGAC
Above is a window of Betta splendens chromosome 9, fBetSpl5.4, whole genome shotgun sequence DNA encoding:
- the LOC114861693 gene encoding bile acid-CoA:amino acid N-acyltransferase-like isoform X2 is translated as MQNMQVVVRRLGSARGVLSVCQWPEKHSLLRRLSAKAQSPRPILSVAPIRALVDEKFKVSVENLPPAAPVTVHSLHQSEDQDCWEAYGHYISDHRGTVSVSEDLSFGGTYSGKEPMGLLWSMRPVPGSRFGLRLRKMDVCAPMLVNISVFSGHEGFREHTPLASVVTERWHVAPGVQRVEVTIKGMRGTLFIPPGLGAFPGVLDIWGGGGGLPEYRAALLASHGYATMALENFALDDLQGKNLDLNYFEMALDKLKNHPQVISDRVGVVGLSLGAIFLLYLTAKSPTFKPQCCVSISGSNVWSSDNTLKGVYKTLFRKFDKLRLGENDSHIWQDVGLEFIHDPTNVVDMTQMLRSAGKEHLVTSVIYYDAGHLIEPPFSPHFRATAFKVRGNEQNVIMLWGGHTKPHADAQEDSWTKILTFLKQHLYSSD
- the LOC114861692 gene encoding peroxisomal succinyl-coenzyme A thioesterase-like isoform X3, with product MMQQRHKMNMQVAVRRLGSAGGVLSVCHGPKIHTVLRRLSAKAQSPRPILSVAPIRALVDEKFKVSVENLPPAAPVTVHSLHQSEDQDCWEAYGHYISDHRGTVSVSEDLSFGGTYSGKEPMGLLWSMRPVPGSRFGLRLRKMDVCAPMLVNITVFSGHEGFREHAPLASVVTERWHVAPGVQRVEVTIEGMRGTLFIPPGLGAFPGVIDIWGGGGGLPEYRAALLASHGYATMALENFALDDLKGKNLDLNYFEMALDKLKNHPQVISDRVGVVGLSLGAIFLLYLTAESPTFKPQCCISICGSNILSNDGTLNGFYNSMFRNINKSRLDENNSLIWQDVGLEMLCDPTSLVDTAHCCWSVELTIRAGQHQNSLI
- the LOC114861692 gene encoding peroxisomal succinyl-coenzyme A thioesterase-like isoform X1, whose product is MMQQRHKMNMQVAVRRLGSAGGVLSVCHGPKIHTVLRRLSAKAQSPRPILSVAPIRALVDEKFKVSVENLPPAAPVTVHSLHQSEDQDCWEAYGHYISDHRGTVSVSEDLSFGGTYSGKEPMGLLWSMRPVPGSRFGLRLRKMDVCAPMLVNITVFSGHEGFREHAPLASVVTERWHVAPGVQRVEVTIEGMRGTLFIPPGLGAFPGVIDIWGGGGGLPEYRAALLASHGYATMALENFALDDLKGKNLDLNYFEMALDKLKNHPQVISDRVGVVGLSLGAIFLLYLTAESPTFKPQCCISICGSNILSNDGTLNGFYNSMFRNINKSRLDENNSLIWQDVGLEMLCDPTSLVDVGKINCPLLLVSGTDDQSWPTPKFADLMAQMMRSAGKEHLVTTLAYPDAGHLIEPPFSPHFRATAFKVGGNNKKVIMLWGGHTKPHADAQEDSWTKILTFLKQHLYSSH
- the LOC114861693 gene encoding peroxisomal succinyl-coenzyme A thioesterase-like isoform X1, which encodes MQNMQVVVRRLGSARGVLSVCQWPEKHSLLRRLSAKAQSPRPILSVAPIRALVDEKFKVSVENLPPAAPVTVHSLHQSEDQDCWEAYGHYISDHRGTVSVSEDLSFGGTYSGKEPMGLLWSMRPVPGSRFGLRLRKMDVCAPMLVNISVFSGHEGFREHTPLASVVTERWHVAPGVQRVEVTIKGMRGTLFIPPGLGAFPGVLDIWGGGGGLPEYRAALLASHGYATMALENFALDDLQGKNLDLNYFEMALDKLKNHPQVISDRVGVVGLSLGAIFLLYLTAKSPTFKPQCCVSISGSNVWSSDNTLKGVYKTLFRKFDKLRLGENDSHIWQDVGLEFIHDPTNVVDVGKINCPLLLVSGADDQNWPTSEFAKLMTQMLRSAGKEHLVTSVIYYDAGHLIEPPFSPHFRATAFKVRGNEQNVIMLWGGHTKPHADAQEDSWTKILTFLKQHLYSSD
- the LOC114861692 gene encoding peroxisomal succinyl-coenzyme A thioesterase-like isoform X2, producing the protein MQVAVRRLGSAGGVLSVCHGPKIHTVLRRLSAKAQSPRPILSVAPIRALVDEKFKVSVENLPPAAPVTVHSLHQSEDQDCWEAYGHYISDHRGTVSVSEDLSFGGTYSGKEPMGLLWSMRPVPGSRFGLRLRKMDVCAPMLVNITVFSGHEGFREHAPLASVVTERWHVAPGVQRVEVTIEGMRGTLFIPPGLGAFPGVIDIWGGGGGLPEYRAALLASHGYATMALENFALDDLKGKNLDLNYFEMALDKLKNHPQVISDRVGVVGLSLGAIFLLYLTAESPTFKPQCCISICGSNILSNDGTLNGFYNSMFRNINKSRLDENNSLIWQDVGLEMLCDPTSLVDVGKINCPLLLVSGTDDQSWPTPKFADLMAQMMRSAGKEHLVTTLAYPDAGHLIEPPFSPHFRATAFKVGGNNKKVIMLWGGHTKPHADAQEDSWTKILTFLKQHLYSSH